The Castellaniella sp. genome includes a window with the following:
- a CDS encoding YaeQ family protein: MALRATIYKAELNVADNDRGYYGSHAVTVARHPSETDERLMVRLLAYALWVQADERLVFTRGLSDADEPALWNLDLTGAVQQWVEIGLPDERRLLKACGRADQVMVLAYGRGVDVWWAGVQHKVARANNLQVFSLDAEATKTLAALADRNMSLSINITDGSAWVSCERGDVSLDVYRLREAGRAS, from the coding sequence ATGGCCTTGCGTGCCACTATCTATAAAGCAGAATTGAACGTGGCCGACAACGACCGCGGGTATTACGGCAGCCATGCCGTCACGGTGGCGCGGCATCCCTCCGAGACTGACGAGCGCCTGATGGTGCGCCTGTTGGCCTATGCGCTGTGGGTACAGGCCGACGAACGGCTGGTGTTTACGCGGGGCCTAAGCGATGCCGACGAGCCTGCGCTGTGGAACCTGGACCTGACCGGGGCGGTGCAGCAGTGGGTCGAGATCGGCCTGCCCGATGAGCGTCGGCTTCTGAAGGCCTGTGGCCGCGCCGATCAGGTGATGGTGCTGGCTTATGGACGTGGGGTCGATGTCTGGTGGGCAGGGGTGCAGCATAAAGTTGCCCGGGCCAATAATCTGCAGGTATTTTCCCTGGATGCCGAGGCGACTAAAACGCTGGCGGCGCTGGCGGATCGAAACATGAGCCTCAGCATCAATATCACCGATGGCAGCGCCTGGGTGTCTTGCGAGCGGGGTGATGTCAGTCTGGATGTGTACCGCT